Genomic DNA from Rana temporaria chromosome 1, aRanTem1.1, whole genome shotgun sequence:
TTTTGGAGAAAACATACACAATAATATTCCAGCACTGGAGGTCAGTATGGCGAATAcctccacagccaccatgtatttccctctggtgctcagataggccgggatcatggcaatccagacactgcagaacaccagcatgctgaaggtgatgtacttggcctcattaaaactgtccggtaatgtcctcaccatgaaagccagaagaaaactcacagctgccagaaaccccatataacccaacatagagtagaagccgataactgacccttcattacactgaatgatgaTCTTCCCAGGATAGGCATCCATGTCATACTCCTGAAATGGTGGAGAGATGGACAACCAGAGAATGCAATTCATAACCTGAATGGATGAGCAGAATAACATGACTGTATTGGGAAGTTTGACTCCCACCCATTTTCTACAAGAGCTTCCAGGTCTGGTGGCTTTAAAAGCAATGAAGACCATGATGGTTTTGGCGAGGATAGAAGATGCTGAGATGGTGAAGGGAATTCCAAAAGTGACTTGTTGCAGCATACAGGTAATATCCACAGGACGGCCAAGGAACAGGAATACAGAAAGGAAGCTCAGtatgagggagaggagcagaatgAAGCTGAGGTTCCGGTTATTGGCTCTGACTATGGGAGTGCTCCGAAACCAAACAAATAGTCCAAGTATAAGGAGAGATGTTGTAGCAAATATGACTgaagttatagaaaaaaataaaactagaataTCCTCCTCGTATGATAAATACTCATTGACCTTGTCACTACAAATAGTTTTAGCTTTGTTAGGCCATTCATTTTCAGGACACTTCTTGCAGAGTTCACTGTCTGTAGAGTAAAAAGAAGTGAAATAACATTAGGCACGGTATACCGAGAATGGAACTATTTTACAGTTTTGGCCTCTTCCGTTTAATCATTTTTCAGACCATTACTTTTTGAGAAGTGAAAAACTGTTGGAGGTTTTCTCAGAAAGAGAGTAGGACGAGGCAATATCCCATTGTTTGCTTAAAGtataagtaaacccccctatcattttcagccaaggaagctgccatctttgcctctgtttaatctacaattgccatgatgctgcacagtTATGAcaacagccattggatggtttgacagtttggttgagagcacaaccaatgggagtgttacaattCTGACATGTGATAGAAATGAGAGTGTTAAATAGATGAGTTTACTTCTACTTTAAGAAAGCCTCCAACACCCCAAAAAAGGTCAGCGGTAGAAGAAAAGTGCAACAATCACTACCCAAAAAACGCCAGAAAGGCTTCATCAGTAATCATTAATTTCATACAATTTATGGAGATGTTCAGCCTGCAAAGTGTATAGTTGTTACAAAATCAAGTTAAAGGACTGTAAACGTTTTAATTTTCTAATCCAATATCAGAGtttctatttaaaaataaaaataaagcttacCAGATTGGTTTGATATTTCTCCTTCTGAACATGGAGCACAATTATAACAACATGGGTGATATCCTTCTCTTACAGATTTTCTGAACCCTGGAAGACATTCCTCGGAGCATTGACCTCTTGGGACCTGAGATAATATAGAAGGATATGGACTATTCAAGAGAAAAACTACAGATATAATAGTGTAAGTAAGACAAGCTTCTGGTGTTTACAATGATGTAAAATGCATACCTTGGTGGAAACACATGGACCATTCCAGAAGGTGGTCCTTCATTAGTCTGGATACCACAGAATATGCTCTGAACCAGAATACAGAAATAAACATCTAGAAGTACTAGCAGAATCCTTTCATTAGAAAGGTTACAGCAACAAAACTATCAGTACAGTATAAATACTGCCTTAGAAACccaaagagaaaatctcctacaatacaaagagaagaaaacaaatatccgTGTACCTCTAGTAATCACATACAATCCGGCACTAGAAGGATGAGAGAGATAATGAAATAGATGAAACCCATCATAACAGAGGACAGAACCCTGAacggaatattccaacaacccccAGTGCTGACCTTCAGGCAACCACCCAACCTCAGACACCAATTAATCAGCAGGAAGCTTCATTCTGAGGATGGGGAATCAAAAAAGGGAACAAAACCTAAcaaaaatggggctacatgtgtgccaagttctaggtccagaggacctacgaccggccggtactgggtccccaaagtcaccagagaaatgaccgtttaacattggagtctatggaaggggtgcccggttttgaaaaatcagtgctccccggccataggtcccccggacaacaaactttgcacacttatagagggagagtggggctacatgtgtgccacgtttgttaccgggtccccaaagtccgggagatcaggtgcaaaaaggtgacaaaaaaatgtgctgaaaaacttggcttatactcgagtatatacagtaaatgtattAAACATTGTCACACAAACAAAGGAGTCTTCAGTATTACAGCATCATACAGCTTGGCCTCCAGTAATGGGATGTACTTCACTCAGTGCAGCAAGTACAAGCATGGGTCATACATTGGTGAGACAGGACAGTCATTACAAAAACAGAATGAATCTTTATAGACACATTAAAAGAACATAAAGAAGAGGATTACTGAGCACCtgtggcagtgttgccaacctaccagactaAAATTCACTGACACGAAactcaaaatttactggcacagccatgtttttactggcattttctaaaagttacaaaattacagttttcagtgcaaatttcagttcttaagctacaaacaagtacaatacgcAGTTAGTAATGTGGTTTATGATagacattaaggtaaaaatgtatatatatatttcttatgttatttttgatatagtaaggGCCGGTTATTATAACCCATCAGATTTTGGCACGCATGTCCaactggagagatttccccttaATTTCTGTTCCATAGTCACCCCAGAAAGTGAGCAGAAATCCCAGGTAGCCGCCAGGATCACAAGAGTTTATGTCCCCAATTCTAAAGACCTCCTTTCTCCTTATATCCCTCTACCTTTTCTATCCTCCATCACTTTCATTCCTCTATTATTCCatctttccctctttctttcaATAACTCCATCCCTCCATTTCTCTGTCTCGCTCACATCCCTCCATACTTTGCTCTATCCCATCATCCATCTCTCTGTCACCCAATCTATACCTCCATCCTTTAGGGGTATTTCACATAGTAATGTTTTTCACAGACTCCACTTTCTCAGCAAGGATCCTtctgttgatctccgctgagctggcggatgacaggtccatctctgctcacCGAGCGGGGACggacctgtcagatctccgctcttctctatggggagatcggatgaaaacggacagcctgtccattttcatccgattctatctgccagacggatgggaAATAGGGTCACTATCCATCTGGATTTGGTGGATCGGAAGGGAATcaaatgtcagtggacatgtccacACTGACATCCGTTGCTCCATAGAGATGGATGTCAGATcaagtctgcctgaaaaactgacagacggacctgatcaatccacatgtgtgaaaggaccctaactcaCTCCTTACTGTTCTCTCTGTCCATCCACCTCCCCCCAGCACTCCACTACTATGTCTTTccaatttaaacaaataaaatactcCAGTGCGCTTCCACACCAAATTTTCTcactatttacaaaaaaaaacaaatatgaatAATAAACACCTTAAGCCCATCAAGCACAACAAATAATCAAATATATaatgatgatatatatatatatatatatatatatatatatatatatatatatatatatatatatatatatatatatatatatatatatatatatatatatatatatatatatatatatatatatttattaagaaCAAGGTATAAATATACACGTTTTTATACAAACAAGAGGTGAATGGTCATCATGAACATATATAGAACTGGAGTGTCCTTATTCATGAGAATATACCCAAACAGATGTTGTAACCAATAATCAATAACCAAAGAAAACAATCATCACATGTCTGTAATTATACAAAGACAGAGCAGTCACCCCAATCACAGCCTATCAGGTGTGGGGCTCAATGGAGAGGTAGCACTCAATttacacatatataaacatctgtCTATATCTGAGTAATTGTGGAAAGATAGGATCCTTAAAATGGCGTAAGATTGCATGAGGGGACAGACTTGATCATCCAGTCTGGTGTGAAGAGTAAGGGAagcagtcagtcactggggctaATGTGTAAACGGGGATGTGTACGTGGGGTGGTGTCACCCTAGCTAGGGCAAAAAGAAAAAGTAGTaagtaagaaaacaaaaaagggggaggcGAGAAGGAGGAGGTGAAGATAGGAAGCAAGAGAAGGGGGGTGGAGCTCAGAGGGAGTCACCTCCTCGGTCTCCACAGGGCGCAGCGTGTAGGTAGAGGTTCACGAAATGATCCCTGCTAAGAGGGATATCCTCCCGGGATCGACTTTTGAGTAAAAGAGGGGAGTTATGTGCGGTATATTAGAAGAATGTTCTCCTAAAAGATCGTCAAATAGAGCATCTCAATGACTATTGGAGGGTTCGGGATGATTTAAACTCATCAAGGAAGCATATCTCTCTGTGGTACAGAAGTGGGTCAAGCAGGCCAAGGCGGCTTGGAGAATTTCAACGGGGTGTCTCGTGCTATGTGGATTAGTTCCTCCATTTCAGCTATTTTCCTTACACGGGTAAGCCATTCACAGGTAGTTGAGGTGCATGAAGAGCCCCAATGTGCTGGGATACATAGTTTAGctgcgttaaccacttaagacccggaccaaaatgcaggtaaaggatccggacagtttttgcgattcggcactgtgtcgctttaactgacaattgcacggtcatgcgacgtggctcccaaacaaaattggcgtactttttttgccacaaatagagctttcttttggtggtatttgatcacctctgcggtttttattttttgcgctataaacaaaaatagagcgacaattttgaacaaaaaatctatattttttcctttttgctataataaatatcccccaaaaatatatataaaaaaaacttttttttcctcagtttaggccgatacgtattcttctacctatttttggtaaaaaaatcgcaataagcgtttatcgattggtttgcgcaaaatgtatagtgtttacaaaatagggcatagttttatagcatttttaataatatttttttttactaatggcggcgatcagcgatttttttttgtgatcgcgacattatggtggacacatcggacaattttgacacatttttgggacaattgtcattttcacagcaaaaactgctatacaaatgcattgtttactgtgaaaattacaattgcagcatgggagttaaccactagggggctctgaaggggttaagtgtgacctcatatgtgtttctaactgtagggggcggggctggacgtgtgacatcattgatcgtgtttccctatttcagggaacacacgatcaatgacagcaccacagtgtcgaatggggaagctgtgtttacacacagctctcctcattcttcagctccggggaccgatcgcgggactccagcggcgatcgggtcctcagGTCCCgcagccacggagcttcggatcgcgccgcgggcgcgcgcccgcgacccacagctgcgcacttaaagaggacatacaggtacatgcttgtgcccagccgtgccattctgacaacgtatatgtgcaggaagcggtccttaagtggttattcaTATGTACAACCAAAGATTTCCTATATGAGTGAGCTGAAATTGAGGAATGGTGCAGGATGAGCTGAGCTGGATTGTAGTCTAGAGAATATGTGGTCACTTGTGAGGTGATGTCGTGAACTTGCTTCCAGAATGTCTGAATAAGTGGGCAGGACCACCAAATGTGTAAGAGTGTACCTGTTTCAGTTGAGCATCTCCAACATTACTCTAATGTATCTGGATTGAATTTGTTGAGCAGATAAGGTTTTCGATACCATTGGATAAGGGTTTTATAATTGTTCTCTTGTGTCGTAACATTGAGTGAGCCTTTGTGTGCTATTGTAAAGATGTGTTCCCAGTCCTCCTCAGATAGATGTAGCTCCCTTTCCCATGTTAGGCAAGCTTTCCTGGCTTTGGGGGAGATGGGAGCAAAGAGCATGGAATGGATGCTAGAAATCATATGTTGCTGCGGTGTAGATTAAGTGCAGAGATTTTCAAATGAGGTTAGGGCTCGAGAAACGCATGAGTCTCTGTTCAATGTTTTAAGGAAGTGGCGTATCTGGAAGTAAGTCCAATAGGGAAAGGGGTTGTTGCTTAGATTTGTTGGGAGTGAGTTACGGTCTAGAAAGGAGTCATCTCTGAAGAAGTGGTGAGCTAGTATTTCCTTATGTGGCCATAAACCCTCAAGGAATTGGTTGGACATCCCAGGGGCAAAAGCTGGAATAaattgtacaggtgtgaggggcccTGGATTGGAGGAAATTTTGAGTTTCTTACAGACCTCTCTAAAGTGGCTCAGGGTGACATTGATAAAGGGAAGTTCTTTTAAGATCTTGGGGGTGTGGCATGGGAGAATCCAGGGGATAGATTTTATTGACAAACGCGACAAAGAGTCTTCTAGCCCCACCCAATATTTAACATTCTTGTGTACTGTCCAGTCCACGATTCTCCCCAGATGGCAAGCTCTGGAGTAATTTCCTAGGTCCGGGAGACCGATTACCCCTTTGGTTTTGGGTTTTGAGAGTTGATAAAAACGTATTCTTGGGCGTTTGTGCTTCCATAGGAATTGTACACATAATTTTTTGAATGTCTGGAAAAAGGTTAAGGGAAGCTTGATGGGGATCGTTTGCAATAAGTACAAGATGCTGGGAAGGATATTCATCTTCAGGATGGCCGCACAACCAAACCACGAGTACTGGGGTTTATTCCAATTACTCAGGTCGTGTGAAATAGTGCGGATTAGTGGTATGAAGTTTCTTGTGTATAGGTCTGGCATATGTGTGGTCAATTGAATACCCAAATATGTGATTTAATCTTGCTTCCACACAAAGGGGAAGTTATTTTGGCATTGTGTGACTAAGTCTTTCAGGAGGGATATGTTGAGGGCGTGGGATATAGAGAAATTAATCTTTAAGTTAGAAATACGTTGGAACAGATCAAAATCTCTTAAAAGGTTGGGGATCGAAGTTAGTGGGTCACTTAAGAACAACAGGATATCATCGGCAAAAGCCGCTAGTTTGTAGGTGCGTCCTGCTATAGGTATGCCTTTTATGTTTTCATTTGATCGTAAGCAACGGAGGAAGGGTTCTAAAGGTAAAATAAACATAATTGGGGACAGTGGGCATCCTTGTCTCGTTCCATTCCGGATGGAAAATGCATCCAACAGGTGACCATTGACTCTGACTCTAGCCGTTGGCGTAGTGTATAAGGACATGATAATGTTAAACATTCGATTTTGTAGACCTAGGTGGCGCAATACAGCCTTTAGATAGTCCTAGGccagcctgtcaaatgccttctccgcgtccagcGATAGAAAGAAACCTTTGTGTTTCTGAGTAGATAACCAATGGTTTAAGTTTAttggtttaaagcgggggttcaccctaaaaaaaattctaacattacattgagctgacttctgacactgacagtatgctgatctttttttttgccgtacataccgttttatcgcttttttaccccccggcttccgggtagtgaataccgcgggagtgggcgttcctattcacaggctaagtgattgacgtgatgacaaaagcttcccaccggcgcataatgcgcgtcaccagtttccaaaagaagccgaatgtcggtgcgcagtcaatgtatagagccgactcgcagtccggcttcttttggcaactcgtggcgCGCATTATGTGCcggtgggaagcttttgtcatcacatcaatcacttagcctgtgaataggaacgcccactcccacgggattcactacccggaactCGGGGGGTAAAATcgcgataaaacggtatgtacggcaaaaaaaaagatcagcatactgtcagtgtcagaaatcagctcaatgtaatgtaatgccgcatacagatggtcgttttttgtgatagaaaaaaacaacattttatgtgatgaaaaaaaactacgtttttgaaacttaattttaaaaaacgacgtagcatacacaccatagttttttcaaaatgctctagcaaagcgcggttacgttcagcacgtacaacggcactctgttccattcaagctcgcttcataacttgcttctgagcatgcgcgggtttaaaaacgttgttttgcccacacactatcattttaaatgacacaaaaaacgacgttatgaaaaacgacacaaaaaatttaagcatgttcgattttttttttacgtttttcagaagacataaaatgaagttttccccacacggtcattttaaattacgtttttaaaaatgtcgtttttttcatcacaaaaagtgatggtgtgtacgcgacattagaatttttttttaggatgaacccccgctttaatagtgttgtccctggcttccctacctgggacaaaacctacttggtctAATCCTATTATTGAGGGTAGGAGGGGTAATAACCGGTTAGTTAAAACCTTTGCAAATAGTTTAAGATCTACTTTAAGTAGAGAGATTGGCCTGTAGTTGGTAACCAATGTGgcgtccttcccctcttttggcATGACTGTGATGTGCGCCTCCACCAATCTGTGGAAAGGTAGGGATGATGAAGTGAGGGAGTTAAAGGCCTTTAGGAATGGGGCTGTGAGGATGTCTGCAAATGTTTTAAAGTAGGAAGCCGAGAAGCCATCCGGACCAGGGCTCTTGCCCGTTTCAAGTTGCTTAATCGCTCTCTTGAGCTCTTCTTCAGAAATGGGGTTGTCTTGCTCGCGAGCATCTTCCCAAGAGATGGGTTTAGGGCTAAACTTCTCTAGGAAGTCTTTATTGAGGGCTTTTCTTGGATTGTGGCCTGAGCCTACTTCGGGTTGGCGGGGTAGATTATAAAGTTCAGTGTAGTATCATTCAAACTGAGATGCAATATCAGCAGTAACTGAGCTTGACTTGCCTAGGGAGTCTTTTATGGTGTGGATGTTAGTATTAGCTCTTTTTGTATGGATAGCTCTGGCCAATAATCTCCCACACGTCTTCCCCTGTTCATAGAAAAGTTTGTGGTAGTATCACTACCACCACTAGATGACAATTGTGTGACAGCTTGTTTTAAACAAGTTGGTGGGGATTCTGGTGTTGTTAATCAAACAGTTTAATCGCCATGCTTGGCTCTCTGTGACAAAAGACTGTCCAAGTCCAGAGACAGGAAAGAAGCCCCAAACCAATATAttacctccaccatgcttcacagaggGGGAAAAGTTTTGGTGGTGAGATTCCCCAGTGTAACTCACCTTGTCTCCTTTCCATGTTATTCGCTCTGGTTCTAGTGTAAGTTGCTGACCCTCTGAAAGGGATCCATCAAAGTGACCCACAAGCATACAATCAGTGATATTTCTACCTTTAATTTTTTGAATCCAATTTACAATTTCCAGTGGTCTGGGCAGTTCTCCTTTATCATTGAAAATCATGACCTCGCCATTCTGATCTTTGTACTGGACTTCTTTTACATAGCGggacagcttaaaaaaaaatatagaaatgatTATAGGTAACAAGTATATAGAACGTTTAAAAAGTTATTGATTATAGATTGATTAttatgcagctgcaggcatcaaccCTGTACCGTTTTTTAGGGCAGGCTGTCGGCTCTTTAGGGATAACAACAGATGCGGCTTAAAGCTGCCAAACGCCCATTTACCTCTCTCTGGTacagcgggaggggatgtcccccctcccgccgtctTCCACCAATGTTCCCAAGTCTCCCATCCCACCAGGAGACCTGATTCGCAGagagagactgaatcaaagctgtaaatggctttgttccagtctcctaCGTGTAAATGCGAACGTTACAGATATAAATCAATAATTCTTCTCCTTTACAATACACTGGCTCAGCCTCATCTtggatatgcagttcagttttggtcaccaACCTCAGGAAAGATGTTGATGAATTAGAAAGAGTTCAGCAAAGGGCAACACAATTAAAaaggaggacagaggatctcAGCTATGAGGACTGATAGATTACAGTTATTCACTCTGTAGAGGAAGCACTTAAAGGGTAATgagcaaataaataataataataataataataataataataataata
This window encodes:
- the LOC120924607 gene encoding vomeronasal type-2 receptor 26-like codes for the protein MRLSQCILSRYVKEVQYKDQNGEVMIFNDKGELPRPLEIVNWIQKIKGRNITDCMLVGHFDGSLSEGQQLTLEPERITWKGDKGKTCGRLLARAIHTKRANTNIHTIKDSLGSGHNPRKALNKDFLEKFSPKPISWEDAREQDNPISEEELKRAIKQLETGKSPGPDGFSASYFKTFADILTAPFLKAFNSLTSSSLPFHRLVEAHITVMPKEGKDATLVTNYRPISLLKVDLKLFAKVLTNRLLPLLPSIIGLDQSIFCGIQTNEGPPSGMVHVFPPSPYPSILSQVPRGQCSEECLPGFRKSVREGYHPCCYNCAPCSEGEISNQSDSELCKKCPENEWPNKAKTICSDKVNEYLSYEEDILVLFFSITSVIFATTSLLILGLFVWFRSTPIVRANNRNLSFILLLSLILSFLSVFLFLGRPVDITCMLQQVTFGIPFTISASSILAKTIMVFIAFKATRPGSSCRKWVGVKLPNTVMLFCSSIQVMNCILWLSISPPFQEYDMDAYPGKIIIQCNEGSVIGFYSMLGYMGFLAAVSFLLAFMVRTLPDSFNEAKYITFSMLVFCSVWIAMIPAYLSTRGKYMVAVEVFAILTSSAGILLCMFSPKLYILLFKPELNTRGTMLGKRMM